Within Mongoliitalea daihaiensis, the genomic segment ATATTTTAAAAAGGCTCCCAAAGTTCCGAAGGTTAGGTTTAATCCAGCTTTTTCATTTAAGGTTTGCAACTTTGTTAAGACTCTAAATCCTTGAGAATTTCCGTCAAAATTAGTAAAATCCTCTCTTTCTTCTTTGCTTATTTTGTCTTCCCAACTTTTATCATTGAATAAATCTTTGAAGTAAGTAGCAATCACTCTTTCTCCAAAATGCCCAAATGGAGGATTTCCGATATCGTGAACCAAACATGCGTTACGTAGAATTACCGGAATTGACCGCAAAGCTTGGTATCTAGATTTCCCAATTATTCTAAGAAAATTTTTTTTAGAACACAATCTAAGTCCAAGCGAATAGCCAATTTCTGAAACTTCTAAGGAGTGAGTGAGTCTTGAGTGAATGTTATCATCTGTTGTCAGGGGGAATACTTGAGTCTTATCATGCATTCTTCTGATTGCAGGACTAAAGGTGATTCTTCCGGTATCACTTTCAAATTCATTTCTTGGATCTTTACCTTTCTTCCGTGAAGATTTTTTAATACGTTCGGAACACAAAAATTTGTCCCACTTTTCTTTCATTTCGCTCATATTTATGTTTTAAGGTTTAGTTATTTAAAAATTATGTTCCCCCTCCGCCACCATCCCCAATTCCCCAATTTCCCTCATGTACTCCTTCGCTTCCTGACCGACCAACTCCCCCCGAAATGCCTTCGCCAATATCGCCTGAGGCAATTGGTCAATCTTGGTTTTTATTGAAGCATACTGGGATTCGATTTGAATAAATAGTTTTAAAACATTCCAATTCCAAGATTCTCTAGTTCAGTGCAAATCATTGCTGAGTTTAAGATTTTACCAAATTCAATCACTTTTTCACTTGGATAGGGGTTAACCATAAATGATGGTTTGTTTTTAAAGTCAAAGTTTTCCAGTATTATTCGGTTTACTTCCTCATCCTTACACCCATATCCAATTATGATTAATCGATCAGAGGAATTTAGATTCTCTTTGAATTTTTGGAAAAGAGGTTCAAATAAGAGGGGTTCTCTATATCGAATGATTTTTGAAGACGTTCCAGAAAGGAAATCAGAGTGATAGTTGATCCAGCAATTATCATATGCTAATTCTCCGTTTTGATCTTGAAATTCCTTGAAGAGATTGTTTGAACCAATACCGATTTTGGTTTTAACATAAATTTCAGGAATTGCATAACCTCCTTCATTTCGATAGAAAGGGTAATAATTAACACTTCCATGAAGTTTGTATAATCTTAAATTACTGGTGTAATTCCCTGTATATCTTGCTAGCCTAACCATGTAAGAATCCAAATCCGTCCTAAGCTTTCCAAAATAGGGAGAACCCATTTCCTCAAATCCATCACAAAGATTTCCTTGAAGCCAGTCTGAAATACTCAGCCTTTCTAATAAGAGATCATGGTTTAGAGTATGGATATCGACAATTCCATTTTTAGTCCATTCTTCTAAACAGTTCAAAAATCCCGTGTACCCTGGAAAGATTGGTTTACATTGATGTGGTGAATTTCCGTACCAATGTTCTCCATCTCTATCTTTTAAAAAATGTCTTACAATTTGATTGAAAATGGGCTTTATATTATTAATTAAATCCTTGGGGCTTGAATAAATGTTGTTGTAATATTTTTTTGCACTCTGTTCGAAATCATCACTAATTAAGTCCCACTGTTTTTCATTTGACAAAAAATCGTAAAACTCCTCGTAGTCGAATGCTTTTATTTTGGAATGATAATAATTCATCAATTCTAACAAAAAATCAAACTGGTTATCGTAAGAATTTCTATATCCAAAATTTGGTCTACCACCTTTTGCGCTATCCACAACTAACTTGCCATCAGTAGAAAATCCAAATTCGGTTCCTTCTAATCTTAGGATAGACTCATTTAACTGGTTACCAACTGGATATCCCATTGGTGCAGAAAACCCAGCCCCTAATAATATTGATGTCTTCATCAGTGAATTTTTACAATTGCCTCTAAATCTACAAAAATTCCAACAGCCTGAAGTTCCTTACAAATTCGTATCTTCCAAGAACCAGTTTCATCATAATTTTCATATAGAATACCACTCAAATCGGAAGGTATTTCGAGATCTCCTTTCTTTAATAGCCTGACTCTACTTTTCCCAAGTTTTCCTAAAAAATAACCTATTTCCAAAATAACATTTTGTCTGGCCCTTTTGGTGCCGTCATTTAACTCGTCATCTGGAGAAAGAAGTGCGATGGCAAAATTTGCAGATTCAGTTTCCTCAATCAATTTTTCTACAATATTCCTTCCTTTATCTGCTTGTTCATGTAGGACAATGTTGTTTACACCAGCTCTATGAAGTAATAATTGAACTTCGGTTTTTAAATGCCCATCATGTCCATGGATAATGAACACGGTGTTTCCACTCACTTTTTGGGGTTTAGCCTCAAATTCTGGATTTGCATTTACAATGTCTGTTAAGGCTTCTGCAAGGTAGGGAAGTAATTGTTCATTAAAAGAGGCTACTTTGTCATTAATATTGGGATTACCGGTTGGAAAATAATTAAAAATTAAACGATAGCCTTCTTTCCCCTTTTCCGAGATTCTTTTATAAATGTCATAGATATAAAGTTTAGCATCCTCAAACTGATTAGGCAACTCCAATTCACCATCTGATGCTTTTTCCCATTCTTTCCACCTGATCCTTGAAGATTCATAAACTGTATAAATGGGATTGTCTTTTACCTCTTTTTCAAGATGCTCAAAAAGATGAGCTACTTCGCTACCAAAAGTTTGCGAATTAGAATTAGTGATTCGTTTAATAAAAAACTGAATCAATTCAATGTTAAGTGCCATAATTCTATCACTTTTTTGATTTGTAAAATCCTATTTTTTCCGCCGCCATCAACCCCTCTCCTTCCTCAAGCACATACTCCTTCACCTCCTGACTCACCAACTCCCCCCGAAATGCCTTCGCCAATATCGCCTGAGGCAATTGGTCAATCTTGGCTTTTAAGGAAACATACTGGGATTCGATTTTGTCGGCTAAAGAGAATAGAGCATCGACCTGAGATACTATTTCTTTTTGTTCTTCCTTAGAAGGATTAGGGGTTGGGAAAACTCTTGCCTTTTTAATTCCGAAAGCAGGCTGAGAAGTGGCTTTTGCTCCCTCTTTTAGAAGTTTATTTATAATTGGACTATCTAAGTAATAAAAGAGGAATTTGGGATTATAATTTGATTTAGGTTGGATCAAAATAATGTTTGCGGATAATGTATATGTCCTTTCTTTAAATATTGGAAGTTGAAATGGTTTACCCAGAGTTCCAATTTTACCGAATCCTAAATCGCCTTCTTTTAATTCATATCTTTTAATGTGC encodes:
- a CDS encoding SIR2 family protein, giving the protein MKTSILLGAGFSAPMGYPVGNQLNESILRLEGTEFGFSTDGKLVVDSAKGGRPNFGYRNSYDNQFDFLLELMNYYHSKIKAFDYEEFYDFLSNEKQWDLISDDFEQSAKKYYNNIYSSPKDLINNIKPIFNQIVRHFLKDRDGEHWYGNSPHQCKPIFPGYTGFLNCLEEWTKNGIVDIHTLNHDLLLERLSISDWLQGNLCDGFEEMGSPYFGKLRTDLDSYMVRLARYTGNYTSNLRLYKLHGSVNYYPFYRNEGGYAIPEIYVKTKIGIGSNNLFKEFQDQNGELAYDNCWINYHSDFLSGTSSKIIRYREPLLFEPLFQKFKENLNSSDRLIIIGYGCKDEEVNRIILENFDFKNKPSFMVNPYPSEKVIEFGKILNSAMICTELENLGIGMF
- a CDS encoding TIR domain-containing protein, which translates into the protein MALNIELIQFFIKRITNSNSQTFGSEVAHLFEHLEKEVKDNPIYTVYESSRIRWKEWEKASDGELELPNQFEDAKLYIYDIYKRISEKGKEGYRLIFNYFPTGNPNINDKVASFNEQLLPYLAEALTDIVNANPEFEAKPQKVSGNTVFIIHGHDGHLKTEVQLLLHRAGVNNIVLHEQADKGRNIVEKLIEETESANFAIALLSPDDELNDGTKRARQNVILEIGYFLGKLGKSRVRLLKKGDLEIPSDLSGILYENYDETGSWKIRICKELQAVGIFVDLEAIVKIH